In the genome of Pseudobdellovibrionaceae bacterium, one region contains:
- the trmB gene encoding tRNA (guanosine(46)-N7)-methyltransferase TrmB, with protein sequence MNGCQATLVPSRDLNTGNNPYVKLLLEDYSHRAFDEVKVLDYKGKWSQAIPDRTFEKIDLEIGTGNGYHFAHRASENQDRLLVGIEVRFKPLIQAIRRALKAGATDNAIMVRYNAYKLEDLFSSQELNDVYIHHPDPWPKERHWKHRLIQSEFMDKLYEMQKPDSILEFKTDSRDYFLWSVEIFKNSKYKMIAYTEDLHQSEYASTNFVTHFEKIFLKQGLPIHYCKLVRA encoded by the coding sequence ATGAATGGATGTCAGGCCACACTTGTTCCCTCTAGAGACCTCAATACTGGAAACAACCCTTACGTGAAGTTGTTACTAGAGGACTACTCTCATCGTGCCTTCGATGAAGTTAAGGTTTTGGATTATAAAGGAAAATGGTCGCAGGCGATACCTGATAGAACCTTTGAAAAGATAGATTTGGAAATAGGAACAGGCAACGGCTATCATTTTGCTCATCGTGCCAGCGAAAATCAAGATCGGCTGTTAGTAGGTATTGAAGTGCGCTTTAAACCTTTGATTCAAGCGATCCGCCGCGCCCTCAAGGCGGGGGCTACAGATAATGCCATCATGGTGAGATACAATGCTTATAAGCTTGAGGATTTGTTTTCGTCCCAAGAATTAAATGATGTTTACATTCATCATCCTGATCCGTGGCCAAAAGAACGACATTGGAAGCACCGTCTGATTCAGTCTGAATTTATGGATAAGCTTTATGAAATGCAAAAACCCGATAGTATTTTGGAGTTTAAAACTGACTCTCGTGATTATTTTTTATGGTCTGTAGAGATATTTAAAAACAGCAAATATAAAATGATCGCTTACACTGAAGATTTACATCAATCTGAATACGCTTCTACCAACTTTGTCACTCACTTTGAAAAGATTTTTCTTAAACAAGGTCTCCCCATTCATTATTGCAAGCTTGTAAGAGCCTAA
- a CDS encoding MgtC/SapB family protein, whose amino-acid sequence MASYQTELTFYTEEYWTLMLTHYEMILRIILAAVLGGFIGLERDMHGRPVGLRTHLLVAMAAGTFMILSSHFFYFQNYDDKIMMGTDPSRIASTVVSGIGFLAGGAILKTGFSIQGLTTAAGLWLVTAIGMCAGAGMYIESVAVTVMGLIALTVFRRFEDKNDKLLHRKVFLEFAETENTVDLLMKAISEIGATVEHFDYKKKMNEQVLVIQFDAFYPKEVGHQNFILALENQKGLKSIHVGSVQSV is encoded by the coding sequence TTGGCAAGTTATCAAACCGAGCTGACATTTTACACCGAAGAGTATTGGACACTTATGCTTACACATTATGAAATGATCTTACGTATTATTCTGGCCGCAGTTCTTGGCGGATTTATCGGTCTAGAAAGAGACATGCACGGACGCCCTGTTGGACTAAGAACCCATCTGCTTGTGGCCATGGCAGCGGGCACATTTATGATTCTTTCATCTCATTTTTTTTATTTTCAAAATTACGATGACAAAATCATGATGGGCACAGACCCTTCACGAATTGCGTCCACTGTGGTTTCGGGCATTGGCTTCTTGGCTGGAGGTGCCATTTTAAAAACAGGCTTTAGCATTCAGGGTTTAACCACTGCGGCGGGTTTGTGGTTGGTGACCGCCATTGGTATGTGCGCGGGCGCAGGGATGTATATAGAAAGTGTTGCAGTCACTGTAATGGGACTGATTGCGTTGACTGTTTTTCGTCGCTTCGAAGACAAAAATGATAAACTTTTACATAGAAAAGTATTTTTAGAATTTGCAGAAACTGAAAATACTGTGGATCTCCTTATGAAAGCCATTTCTGAAATCGGTGCTACGGTGGAACATTTTGATTACAAAAAAAAGATGAACGAACAGGTTCTGGTGATCCAATTTGACGCCTTTTACCCTAAAGAAGTGGGCCACCAAAACTTCATCCTAGCCCTTGAAAACCAAAAAGGCCTCAAAAGCATCCACGTCGGAAGCGTGCAAAGCGTCTAA
- a CDS encoding ZIP family metal transporter, with protein sequence MDTTNIWIIGIIASTIAGLSTALGALTVLIKIKLNDAIVSSSMGFGAGVMLAASSFSLIIPAYDMMSGNWIEKGAVISAGLFVGALFIYIAEALLPHEHFYKGKEGPSAISIKRSWLFVIAIAIHNFPEGLAVGVSFGGANVENAYAITTGIALQNFPEGLVAAIALVAVGYSRLFSFGVAALTGLIEFAGGIIGLAATHGIGLYVPFFLAFSAGAMIYVVSHEVIPESHRRGFEKHASWGLMIGFALMMTLDKIFE encoded by the coding sequence ATGGATACTACAAATATTTGGATTATTGGAATTATTGCCTCAACAATTGCAGGTCTTTCCACAGCACTTGGCGCACTGACCGTATTGATCAAAATCAAACTCAATGACGCCATCGTCTCCTCTTCTATGGGCTTTGGCGCAGGCGTTATGCTCGCCGCAAGTTCTTTTTCTTTGATCATTCCTGCGTACGATATGATGAGTGGAAATTGGATTGAAAAAGGGGCTGTCATCAGTGCGGGGCTCTTTGTGGGTGCGCTTTTCATTTACATTGCAGAAGCACTTTTACCTCACGAACACTTTTATAAAGGTAAAGAGGGTCCTTCTGCTATTTCTATCAAACGCTCTTGGCTATTTGTGATCGCCATTGCCATTCACAACTTTCCCGAAGGGCTTGCTGTGGGTGTAAGTTTTGGCGGAGCTAACGTAGAAAATGCTTACGCCATCACCACAGGGATTGCCCTACAAAATTTCCCCGAAGGACTTGTCGCCGCTATTGCACTTGTCGCTGTGGGGTACTCAAGGCTTTTTTCCTTTGGCGTTGCCGCTCTGACAGGTCTTATCGAATTTGCAGGAGGAATTATTGGTCTTGCTGCCACTCATGGTATTGGACTTTATGTTCCTTTCTTCTTAGCTTTTTCAGCGGGAGCCATGATTTATGTGGTCAGCCATGAAGTGATCCCCGAATCTCATCGTCGTGGTTTTGAAAAGCACGCCAGCTGGGGTTTAATGATCGGCTTTGCACTGATGATGACTTTAGACAAAATTTTTGAATAA
- a CDS encoding PorT family protein, whose product MKNLILKTLTVIAIFGTGFVAPTWAGVFKERDAGSLIFSGFGVINRGVEDNGSGSEDDQYHFGVGALVEANINGVLGIETGAIFIKRQYDYEAAGFRLVQEVNRLHIPILARVWLGDYFSVGAGPFASIKVGNVKDSLEFGSTPIGSVETKADDSVEFGYDIAATFNFAVSDKTGIFIEARYSSPFDKAKNTDYETLTGLAGVKVDL is encoded by the coding sequence ATGAAAAATTTAATACTCAAAACACTTACTGTGATAGCTATTTTTGGAACTGGTTTTGTGGCACCCACTTGGGCTGGCGTTTTTAAAGAACGAGATGCGGGATCATTGATCTTTTCTGGATTTGGTGTGATCAACCGTGGTGTTGAAGACAATGGAAGCGGCAGCGAAGATGACCAATACCACTTTGGCGTAGGTGCGCTTGTGGAAGCCAATATCAATGGCGTACTTGGCATTGAAACTGGAGCCATCTTTATCAAAAGACAATACGACTATGAAGCTGCAGGCTTTAGATTAGTTCAAGAAGTTAATCGTTTACACATCCCTATTTTAGCCAGAGTTTGGCTAGGCGACTATTTCTCTGTGGGCGCAGGACCTTTTGCCTCTATTAAAGTTGGTAACGTTAAAGACAGCTTAGAGTTTGGAAGTACACCCATCGGTTCTGTAGAAACAAAAGCTGATGACTCTGTCGAATTTGGTTACGATATTGCTGCAACATTTAATTTTGCTGTCAGCGATAAAACAGGAATCTTTATCGAAGCCAGATATTCTAGCCCATTTGATAAGGCCAAAAACACAGATTACGAAACACTCACAGGACTTGCGGGTGTCAAAGTTGATCTTTAG
- a CDS encoding SDR family oxidoreductase yields MVFGSHKGLGAAIVKGLLEDPHQDSLALSVVGVSRKDEGLWNEDPRYTFLSYDFADEGFYEGLLTQIQIFAPDHIIYCAGGGPFGPYGGQKWNAHQWTYKVNFMWPAQLCWYLAHNFTKTKFTFIGSSIAEAQVGDPAGASYAASKWAMRGLISSLQEHYPQRFYLYSPGYMDTDMLPPKSYPRVNGDRILNPAEVAEDLVQWLTDSSKNDFHKTV; encoded by the coding sequence ATGGTGTTTGGTTCTCATAAAGGCTTGGGCGCCGCAATAGTAAAGGGGCTTTTGGAAGACCCCCATCAAGACTCCTTGGCCCTGAGTGTGGTGGGTGTCTCTCGTAAAGATGAGGGGCTGTGGAATGAAGACCCTCGTTATACTTTTCTTAGCTACGACTTTGCCGATGAGGGCTTTTATGAAGGGCTTCTGACTCAAATTCAAATATTTGCGCCCGATCATATCATCTATTGTGCTGGAGGCGGACCCTTTGGGCCTTATGGGGGGCAAAAGTGGAATGCTCACCAGTGGACTTATAAGGTGAACTTCATGTGGCCAGCCCAGTTGTGTTGGTATTTGGCCCACAACTTCACCAAAACTAAGTTCACCTTTATTGGGTCTTCCATTGCTGAAGCTCAGGTGGGTGATCCCGCAGGCGCGTCTTACGCTGCGTCCAAATGGGCAATGAGAGGGCTGATCAGTTCTTTGCAGGAGCATTATCCACAAAGATTTTATTTGTACAGTCCAGGCTATATGGACACTGACATGCTGCCGCCTAAATCCTATCCTCGTGTGAATGGGGACAGGATTTTAAATCCTGCAGAGGTGGCGGAGGACCTTGTGCAATGGCTGACTGACTCTAGCAAAAATGATTTTCATAAAACTGTGTGA
- a CDS encoding diguanylate cyclase, with product MSFKHIVGSNKDKKVLIVDDDQDLQAFVSITLKASGYEVKSAYSGEEALSLIHKWHPDLVILDMNMPGINGLETLKVLKKQKQYVAVIFLTADSSTEQVIQGLDAGADDYMPKPFSPSELMARVRAQLRIKDLTDRLSVANKKLQALVDIDDLTGLYNMRNLYEKLEFEMKRARRYKRQVGVVMMDMDKFKSVNDSNDHLFGSFVLKHVGAIIKTNVRDTDIAARYGGDEFIMILTETNIDGATIFAERLRESIEAFNFDNGEFAMRLTCSIGLALSDPHDMELSGRQLVKWADKALYDSKRSGRNRVTIYNLEDMAKEVARKGA from the coding sequence ATGAGTTTTAAACACATTGTAGGTTCTAATAAAGACAAGAAAGTTTTGATCGTAGATGATGATCAAGATTTACAGGCGTTTGTAAGTATCACTTTGAAGGCCAGTGGTTATGAGGTCAAGAGCGCGTACTCTGGTGAAGAAGCTTTAAGCCTCATTCATAAATGGCATCCTGATCTTGTGATCTTAGATATGAACATGCCTGGCATTAACGGTCTTGAAACCTTAAAGGTGTTAAAAAAACAAAAACAATATGTGGCGGTGATCTTTTTAACAGCCGACTCAAGTACGGAACAGGTGATTCAAGGGCTAGACGCTGGGGCGGATGATTATATGCCTAAGCCTTTTAGTCCCAGCGAACTTATGGCCAGAGTCCGTGCCCAACTTCGTATTAAAGATCTTACAGATCGTTTAAGTGTAGCCAATAAAAAGTTACAAGCCCTTGTGGATATTGATGACCTTACGGGTTTATACAATATGCGCAACCTTTACGAGAAATTGGAATTTGAAATGAAGCGTGCCCGTCGTTACAAACGTCAAGTGGGCGTTGTGATGATGGACATGGACAAATTTAAAAGTGTGAATGACAGTAACGACCACTTATTTGGAAGTTTTGTTTTAAAGCATGTGGGAGCCATTATTAAAACCAATGTGCGTGATACAGATATCGCAGCCAGATATGGTGGTGATGAGTTCATCATGATCTTAACGGAAACCAATATTGATGGGGCTACGATCTTTGCAGAACGACTGCGCGAATCTATTGAAGCCTTTAATTTTGACAATGGTGAGTTTGCTATGCGACTGACATGCAGTATTGGACTAGCACTGTCAGATCCTCATGATATGGAACTATCAGGGCGTCAACTTGTGAAGTGGGCAGATAAAGCGCTTTATGACTCTAAGAGATCAGGCCGTAACCGTGTCACAATTTATAATTTAGAAGACATGGCTAAGGAAGTCGCACGTAAAGGTGCATAA
- a CDS encoding S9 family peptidase — MLAEHLIPFHLENYKIHTLVIDSKALSGNILGDPTLRYIPVLVPKAEGEFPLVLFLSGYAGDGVKNFAFKGFENNLVQDIDVWTSQGEAPKAIYAFANAWTAWGGSQFINSKGCGQYEDYLVSEVCAQLKRNLPISSDPSDWCVHGGSSGGYGVLSLMSRHGDVFKKGVAIAPDSFFEASLLPEIYKVVPVIEELGGTQKILSSYRSGDLKLSGGLFFQVFNVIAMAHCYASMNETSEPVFPIDHQGKLLAEVWQHWKSHDPIEFLPKSKSNLQSIEALYLSVGTKDEYGLQYGARQIKDLCQDQIKNFYYKEFQGTHRDLSKDRLDSLKWLKGLLV, encoded by the coding sequence ATGCTTGCCGAACATTTAATTCCATTTCATCTTGAGAACTACAAAATCCACACTTTAGTGATAGACAGTAAGGCCTTAAGTGGAAATATCTTGGGCGATCCTACTCTCAGATATATTCCTGTTCTGGTTCCCAAAGCAGAAGGGGAATTTCCTTTAGTGTTGTTTCTATCGGGCTACGCAGGAGATGGGGTTAAGAATTTCGCCTTTAAGGGATTTGAAAATAATCTAGTGCAAGATATAGATGTGTGGACCTCACAGGGTGAGGCACCTAAAGCCATTTATGCTTTTGCTAATGCGTGGACAGCATGGGGCGGCTCGCAGTTCATCAACTCAAAGGGTTGTGGGCAGTACGAAGATTATCTGGTCTCTGAGGTGTGTGCTCAGCTCAAACGAAACTTACCGATTTCATCAGATCCTTCAGACTGGTGTGTTCATGGTGGGTCCAGTGGGGGTTACGGGGTTTTAAGTTTGATGTCCCGACATGGAGATGTTTTTAAAAAGGGAGTGGCCATTGCTCCTGATAGTTTCTTTGAAGCCAGTCTGTTGCCAGAAATTTATAAAGTGGTGCCTGTTATTGAAGAACTTGGGGGCACACAAAAAATATTAAGCAGTTATCGCTCTGGGGATCTTAAGCTTTCGGGTGGTTTATTCTTTCAAGTGTTTAATGTGATTGCGATGGCCCATTGTTATGCCTCCATGAATGAAACCTCAGAGCCTGTATTTCCTATTGATCATCAGGGGAAGTTACTCGCAGAAGTATGGCAACACTGGAAGTCCCATGATCCCATCGAGTTTTTACCTAAGTCCAAATCCAATTTGCAATCCATCGAAGCTTTGTATTTAAGCGTAGGAACCAAAGACGAGTATGGCTTGCAGTATGGCGCAAGACAGATCAAAGACCTTTGCCAAGATCAAATTAAAAACTTTTATTACAAAGAGTTTCAAGGAACCCACCGTGATCTATCTAAAGACAGATTGGACTCCTTGAAGTGGCTTAAAGGTCTTCTTGTTTAA
- a CDS encoding CsbD family protein translates to MNKDTFKGQWKQVKGEIKKMWGDLTDDEIKKAEGDYDKTVGMIQEKYGLQKEEVTDSINRMLQSIKP, encoded by the coding sequence ATGAATAAAGATACATTTAAAGGACAATGGAAACAGGTTAAAGGCGAAATCAAAAAGATGTGGGGTGATCTCACCGATGACGAAATCAAAAAGGCAGAAGGTGACTACGATAAGACTGTAGGTATGATCCAAGAAAAGTACGGCCTACAAAAAGAAGAAGTGACCGACTCCATCAACAGAATGTTACAAAGCATTAAACCTTAG
- a CDS encoding response regulator, translating to MKKKINVESLVDQIEKITREKIAKESVVSLEEYRKLKRKSNDMYSVLVIEDDPTMRAALVRLMEDEGYLVASAADGTQLEKVFDKNSFDLILLDVGLPWVNGFELTEVIKSHEDLKHIPIILISGMGNEEDFQKGLALGAESYIKKPFDIDALKNMVSHLIKK from the coding sequence ATGAAAAAAAAGATAAATGTTGAAAGCCTTGTAGACCAAATTGAAAAAATCACGCGTGAAAAGATCGCTAAAGAGTCCGTGGTTTCTTTAGAAGAATATCGAAAGCTTAAACGCAAATCTAATGACATGTACTCGGTACTTGTGATTGAGGATGATCCTACCATGCGTGCTGCTCTTGTCAGATTGATGGAAGACGAGGGTTATTTGGTAGCCAGTGCCGCAGATGGCACACAGTTAGAAAAAGTTTTTGATAAAAACAGTTTTGATCTTATTTTGTTAGATGTGGGTTTGCCTTGGGTGAATGGATTTGAACTTACAGAGGTGATAAAGTCTCATGAAGATCTCAAACACATTCCTATTATTCTCATCTCAGGAATGGGCAATGAAGAGGACTTCCAAAAGGGGTTAGCCTTAGGTGCTGAATCCTATATTAAAAAGCCCTTCGATATAGACGCCTTAAAAAATATGGTCAGTCACTTAATCAAAAAATAA
- the ggt gene encoding gamma-glutamyltransferase, giving the protein MKYNTHTLFFTKVLKPLSLKNLWLSFVLCTLIAPSTSWSMPFEGQDMLIAAPSPIAVETGKEIHKLGGNVFDVAVAVALSLSVTSPYFASLGGGGFALVKKEGEAVKALDFRETAPAKTHENYYSSLAEGSSWNGGAAVGVPGIPAGLFEIHKTYGKLKWEQLFTRPLQQAIQGFPVSGEWYNYTLSQKDRFNAKGKQVFLKKNGTPYVPGETIKQPDLYHALKLFRDKKLEGFYSGAVAADIAQTVQKEGGVLSVEDLKNYKVKWREPMQTKFQGHDIYLMPPPSSGGVVIKTALALVEKLDLKKYGYMSADEYHMLAEVMSKSFRGRALLGDPDYTPLPLDKLLSEDYINELAKNIKPKYSKKMKPLDESFLGPESTETTHFVVMNKKGEAVSMTITLNGNYGSGVSSNKYGIALNNEMDDFQAIPGQANIYGLLHSKTNYVHAGKRPLSSMSPTLVLKDNSTVMALGAPGGPRIINGVFQTLYRVLVNELDVEKAIMTPRLHHQFEPNILFYEQQNFTPETLRLLKMRKHTLKATRGVAKVSAVRINKKGFLEAYSDFRGEGAVGGY; this is encoded by the coding sequence ATGAAATACAATACCCATACCCTATTTTTTACAAAAGTTTTAAAGCCCCTATCCTTAAAAAATCTTTGGCTGAGCTTTGTATTGTGTACCCTTATTGCCCCCTCCACCTCATGGTCGATGCCTTTTGAAGGTCAAGACATGTTGATCGCGGCCCCCTCCCCCATTGCCGTAGAAACGGGAAAAGAGATTCATAAACTCGGTGGAAACGTCTTTGATGTGGCCGTGGCTGTAGCCCTAAGCCTATCTGTCACCTCGCCCTACTTTGCTTCTTTAGGCGGTGGCGGTTTTGCTCTAGTTAAAAAAGAGGGCGAAGCCGTTAAAGCTTTAGACTTTAGAGAGACTGCACCCGCAAAAACCCATGAAAACTATTACTCTTCACTTGCCGAAGGCAGCTCTTGGAACGGTGGTGCTGCGGTCGGTGTACCTGGAATTCCTGCAGGACTTTTTGAAATCCATAAAACTTATGGAAAATTAAAGTGGGAGCAACTTTTCACTCGTCCACTGCAACAAGCCATTCAAGGTTTTCCTGTTTCTGGCGAGTGGTACAATTACACTCTTTCACAAAAAGATCGCTTTAATGCTAAAGGCAAACAGGTCTTTCTTAAAAAGAATGGAACACCCTATGTGCCTGGTGAGACCATCAAACAACCTGATCTTTATCACGCCTTAAAATTATTTCGTGATAAAAAGCTAGAAGGTTTTTATTCTGGTGCCGTGGCCGCAGACATTGCTCAAACTGTGCAAAAAGAAGGTGGCGTTCTTTCTGTGGAAGACCTTAAAAATTATAAGGTCAAATGGCGTGAACCCATGCAAACCAAATTTCAAGGCCATGACATTTATCTTATGCCTCCCCCATCTAGTGGCGGCGTGGTGATCAAAACCGCTTTGGCCTTGGTTGAAAAATTGGATTTAAAAAAATACGGCTACATGAGTGCCGATGAATATCACATGTTAGCTGAAGTGATGTCCAAATCTTTTAGAGGAAGAGCCTTACTGGGCGATCCCGATTATACACCACTGCCTTTAGATAAACTTTTATCCGAAGACTACATCAACGAACTTGCTAAAAATATTAAACCTAAATATTCAAAAAAAATGAAACCTCTGGATGAGTCCTTTTTAGGTCCAGAGAGCACTGAAACCACACACTTTGTAGTGATGAATAAAAAAGGTGAAGCCGTCTCTATGACGATCACTCTCAATGGAAATTACGGTTCAGGTGTATCGAGTAATAAATATGGGATCGCCCTGAATAACGAAATGGATGACTTTCAAGCCATTCCTGGGCAGGCTAATATTTATGGCCTTCTTCATAGCAAAACCAACTACGTGCATGCGGGCAAACGCCCTTTAAGTTCCATGTCTCCGACTCTAGTTTTAAAAGACAACAGCACTGTTATGGCTTTGGGTGCACCTGGTGGCCCACGTATTATCAATGGTGTATTTCAAACCTTGTATCGCGTCTTAGTGAACGAATTAGATGTAGAAAAGGCCATCATGACCCCAAGACTGCATCATCAGTTTGAACCTAATATTCTTTTTTATGAACAACAGAACTTCACCCCTGAAACTCTTCGCCTTTTAAAGATGCGCAAGCATACACTAAAAGCCACACGTGGAGTGGCCAAGGTGTCTGCCGTGAGAATCAATAAAAAAGGATTTTTAGAAGCGTACTCTGACTTCCGTGGCGAAGGTGCTGTAGGTGGTTATTAA
- the trxB gene encoding thioredoxin-disulfide reductase yields the protein MEFKSHEKVIIIGSGPAGLTAAIYSARANLNPLMIQGEEVGGQLMTTTDVENYPGFPEGVQGPELMELLKKQAERFGTRMVARNVTEVEISQKPYKVTVGKEYWTADALIISTGASAKYLGLEDEKTYLGRGVSACATCDGAFFRDVPVAIVGGGDTAMEEALFLTRFASKVYVIHRRDSFRASKIMADRVLAHPKIEVLWNSEVKSINGTGKAVDSVTIFNTQTKEDQKIELEGVFIAIGHKPNTDIFKGKLEMDTNGYLITKPDSTYTSVDGVFACGDVQDHIYRQAITAAGTGCMAAIDTERWLENQGL from the coding sequence ATGGAATTTAAATCCCACGAAAAAGTCATTATTATTGGATCAGGCCCTGCAGGATTAACCGCAGCCATCTATTCGGCACGCGCTAATTTAAATCCCCTGATGATTCAAGGTGAAGAAGTGGGTGGACAATTGATGACAACCACTGATGTTGAAAACTATCCAGGTTTCCCAGAAGGTGTGCAAGGGCCAGAGCTGATGGAGCTATTAAAAAAACAAGCTGAGCGTTTCGGCACAAGAATGGTTGCCAGAAATGTTACAGAGGTAGAGATCTCACAAAAACCTTATAAGGTGACAGTAGGAAAAGAGTATTGGACTGCGGATGCGCTGATCATCAGCACAGGAGCCAGTGCCAAATACTTAGGACTTGAAGACGAAAAAACATATTTGGGTAGAGGTGTTTCTGCTTGTGCTACATGTGATGGGGCATTTTTTAGAGATGTGCCTGTGGCCATTGTGGGTGGTGGAGACACGGCGATGGAAGAGGCTCTGTTTTTGACTCGTTTTGCAAGCAAAGTGTATGTGATTCACCGACGGGATTCTTTCCGTGCTTCCAAAATTATGGCTGATCGTGTACTTGCTCATCCCAAGATCGAAGTGCTGTGGAACTCTGAAGTGAAATCCATCAATGGCACAGGTAAAGCCGTGGACAGTGTTACGATTTTCAATACACAAACTAAAGAAGATCAAAAGATTGAGCTAGAAGGAGTTTTCATCGCTATTGGACATAAGCCCAATACTGACATCTTTAAAGGCAAACTTGAGATGGACACTAATGGGTATCTGATCACCAAACCAGACTCTACATATACATCTGTAGATGGCGTTTTTGCTTGTGGTGATGTTCAGGACCATATCTACAGACAGGCGATCACTGCTGCAGGTACAGGCTGTATGGCTGCCATTGATACTGAAAGATGGTTGGAAAACCAAGGTTTGTAA